The genomic stretch aggaggagtcCCGGTGCCGCTCCCCCCCGGACTGGGACTCCTCATCCAGGGGGCTCTCCAGGTCAGAATCCAGCTccccctcatcctcctcttcctcctccagagTCAGTTCAAACTGGAacttgtctcctcctcctcctcctcctgaaggGACGGCGCCTCCTGCTCCCACAGCTCCTGGTATGGCCTCCAGGTGGCGCTCCTCGGGGCTGGAGGGCGAGGGGCTGCGGGGGATCATGCTCTGGTACCACTCCCTGTTGTCCTCCAGCGTGTCCAGGATGTCCTGAGCGTCAGGGTGGACCAGGTCCGCCCACGTCTCCCACAGGGGGTGCACGATGAAGTCTATGAAGCCCACCTGGACATaggagagggaagaggagtggaatagaagaagaagaaggagaagaagaaggagaaggagaagaagaagaagacgtaagtcgcaaaaaactgcccaaaatttagcattgaaatgaatgggacggccgacaaaaaatgagcgaaaaagaacaataattggagatttttaaacgtctacttctccggcataatttcacctagagactccatttaaactttaaacagtagacacaagtcttgtgtatcggtgtattaatccatgtttcgataggtcatatagttttttatcaatccctgttcaatgaccatgatcatttttggagaaattctgagattataatgggtgtgtattgcacggaatgttcgtgtcagagtgtgacatcatcaccagagtgtagagggagagaaaaaactgtcaaaaaataaattttaaaactgcgctccaggccgcaaattccactctacagaaataatttatacatagaaacgtaggaaaattagtcttctccctcacaatcctctggtaaagctgtcagagttatagtttgggcgtacgacgcacagatgatccaccaacaccaccaacagcctcattgggtcccatattaaaaacgcaggaagatttctgaaaaaggaagatggaactgtttttttagatcgctctaacaaagctattttttcatttttcttaaaaaaaaatcatatgtagacgttcaggaagaactcaggatgctcaaagtgaagtcggatcaatgataggtattatggttttgccaaaaatgctttctgttcgtggccagaaattccagtctgtcaatgttccgggacattaacaggtggtggcagttaattcagttgattgctttgatctttgatgtgattacagttacagatacacacacacacacacacgcgcgtaagcacacacactccacacacacacacacatattttgaggttaaagggcatagttataaatctctgaagaatctcatcatagtgtacacacaccggcagtagcccccgtggccctttcacaatttccccagaggaaattttctagttttaattatCATATATTCTATTGAAATAATAGATTTAATTATTCTAGTCACAaaaatttttatttgtatttgtaatattaataatttacaaaatgatgaTTGCCTAATCTGCAACATGAGCCGTTATTAAATGATTTTGTCAAGTCAGTACTGAGAAGTTGCAGCAGCAAGTGTGACTAACAGCATGCTTGTTAGATAACACTGAATGttagcacattttaaaaataaacaaaacaaaacctgtaAATTAATGAATTTAAGTCATTATGTGTGCCTACTTCTAAACGATtagtagagggagagaaaatattGTGTTGACACATGAAAAGTGTATTGcaaatacattataatataaaaaataatacaataagacagacacacaaatgtgtATGGAAGGTCTCCTCATAGAACCATATGGgtttctacatcacagatagtgacactgtggcatctcACCAATCAGCAAATcaacaagattcaagctttcctttactGTCATTGTAgtaaaaagtatacaactaaattaacgtgtgcttctcatatataaggtgctttaaaaaagacattcagacattacacatatgtaataaatagtctaaaaagataatgaatatttaaaggtaaaagataaagtggtgatggatgcagatgatgtgttattgtctgtttagggttgctgtgggaaagagactataataaatataataataatgactcaattgacctcaatataaaaatgaaacattttgcaaaaagtcttgtaatatcctccaataacacttcagagttgacattttgaattttcagaagtgccctataaagggttaacctaGCTTTATAACATGTATCACCTGGGTCTTCTCTATGGAGGCGTTGTGTTTGTCACACATGGCGCTGATCTCCATGCCTTTGTCCCGCTCCCGGTCTCCCTGGGTGAAGAACTCCCTCATGATGCGCTCCGTCCACTGGCGGTACAGCTCCAGAGGCTTGGTGGGGTTGCTCAGGTCAGCACAGTGGACCATGTTCTGCAGaacctgcaggagaaacagTCAGACTTCACCAGAGAACCTCAGAAACACTTCCTGATGTGAGAACACAAGaacctctctacctttaaaaacctcctgaagaccttcagctcttcagagagcatcttctctcctagcaccacagcacttattgatgcactaattattatcgcactataccttgattgtttgtttttactcttcctgtaagtcgctttggataaaagcgtctgctaaatgactaaatgtaatgtgTAGAGGAGTTCAGCTCAACAGATGCAGTAACGTCTCTGtgtccagcaggtggcagcaCCTTCACACTAACACCTGGttgaaccacagactgtataaagggttgaaccacagactgtataaagggttgaaccacagactgtataaagggtTTACTACAGATGGTTGTCTGAGAGTCTGCTGCTGAGTATTTACTGctcattttaagtttttgagCTAAAAAACTGTTTAAGTTTCTGACTATGGTGACAGATTAAAGGGTGTGGATctgtggggttgtatgaggtgctatagtcatattatattatattattatatcatattatattatagtattattaGCTACAGTGTTGGTTTCTACTGGAGCAGCAGGCAGTAGTACTGGTAGAAAACCTGAGCAATGTAAagctgtggacaggggcagcagcataACATGTTTTAGCCCCTAAAATAGTCAATATCAGTATAAGTTTAtagatttagaatattttcacgaCTTGGCCATAAGACAGCTCTTTCCCAATTGAATCTATGATCTGTTCCCTCTCAAAGCCTCCAGACTTGTTTGTCAAAAACAGGAATTTTACCTCACAGTCCACAGGagctgctggtctactgctgcatCAATAACACATAACCCTTTCAACTAGTTGCCCAACTGCACAGCCTtcagagctgcatatcaccaatgctggtctGGTTGGTTTCTGAGAATctgctgcacctactggtaccttgttaccatgtagcaataaaaatatactagaaacctgattaatctggttagtcacatggGACTGATACTATATTGAACACCACTGTATCTATACTTATAAATACTTGTATATTAAGTGTGAAAGGTGCGTTCTCACCTGGATGCGGTCGGAGTAGTTGTCTAGCAGCAGGACTCCCAGACTCGTCAcctttttggtctccaccatcgTCTTCATGCCGCCCAAGAAGTCGATGTGTTTGGACATATCTGTGGCAAGCACCTGATCAACACATTCAACACATTGTCAGTCAGTTCAATTACATATTTCTGTTTCCCATGCATTTTTGCTTTTCTATATTCCGAGAGACAACTAGTTCCGTTGGCTTTTAACAGAAGAGTTTATttgcaaataaatgaatagatgATCACAACTTTGTCTGATTTCCCTTTAGtacaaaatgaaatacattattattattattttttttgagtgAAGTTTGTTCTTGTCGGTTTCCTCTTTCTCAAAACTCTATTTTTCCCATTTTGTTGGTTCCATCCAGCTGTAGAGCTTCAACTAACGATTTTCATTAACAATAATCACTTGgtatataaaatgtcagaaaatagtgtaAAGTTTCCATCCCAGATTCCCAAAATCCAAGGTaatgactttttgtgttttgttatattttgcaCTAAAACTAGTtggcaaaatatttattttagaagtGATTctaccagctgctgcagctctagacagatgatgattaaacatggaGTTAACCGTCAACTCTAACTGTCCATGAACATGaagagaatagaatagaatgaaAAGCAGACTGTGAAGTGACAGACTGATGAAAAGTATATCAAGATGTAAGAAGCGGTGCAGCTGTTTACCATATCGATCACCATCTTCCGGAGAGAGTCTCTCTGTTTCTTGGTGAGGTTTTGGAAGATGTCACAGTTGTCTTCTTGCAGCAGCTTGAAGCCCACAGCGAGGTGGTGGTTCTCCAGCACCGAGGCATCGTTGTACATTAGCGCCAGCTCCGAACCTGCAGAGATGAGCCATGAAATAGTTAAAAGCCTGTAAGCAGGGCTGCCCTGTCTACATCATATCCTGTGATACCCTGGACTCAGTTCAGACCAGTTCAGACCAGTTCAGACCAGTTCAGACCAGTTCAGACCAGTTCAGACCAGTTCAGACTCAGTTCAGACCAGTTCAGACTCAGTTCAGACCAGTTCAGACCAGTTCAGACCAGTTCAGACTCAGTTCACAGCAGTTCAGACTCAGTTCAGACCAGTTCAGACTCGGTTCAGACCAGTTCAGACTCAGTTCAGACTCAGTTCAGACCAGTTCAGACCAGTTCAGACTCAGTTCAGACTCAGTTCAGACCAGTTCAGACCAGTTCAGACTCAGTTCAGACCAGTTCACAGCAGCTTAAgtctaaaaaaactaaaaagaccATCAGCTGATTACTGAGGCACACAGTGAATTTATCTCTTTCATTCAGGTTTTCTACAatgttgatgtttgttgttattgtgagaGGAACCTACTGGTGTTTATTAGAGTAACCTACTGGTGTTTATGAGGAACTGGTTGGTGACTCCCGGGTGGTCCACATCATGGATGGCACTAGCAAACAGAACCGCCATGATCTCCAGGTCTGTGAACACCGCCTGGGTTAACAAAGAGGAGAAAACACATGTTGAGAACAAAACACTGATATTAAATCATAAAGAACTAGAGACTGGACTGGGCTCACCTCTAAGGCGGGGGTGGACAGCAGCACGTGGGTGGACTGGACCACGTCAGCTGCATGGATGTTGTTGTGGTACGCTACGTCTGCGTGGTAGTGGTCCTCCAGGGTCATCATCAATGTGATGAAGGTGTCATCTGGGATCTTAAAGGTTTTCAGAAGGTCTCGCTCCTGGAAGGGTGGATGAGGAAGAGAAAATAGCCACATCAGCCACACATCAaaggtttcttcttctgtggtgttgATTCAAATGAGTGGGGGAGCTGCCTGACCCTAGAGAATACAGCAGATAGCTGGCCTGGTCACAATACAGGACTTCTGGTTCAAACTACGTATTGTCACAAAAGCACATGTGACACAGGAAATGATGTAATAATCACGTAGTCATGCTGGACAATAATGTGGTTGGAACACATGTTCACAAAACAGCTGTTCCACATTCTTTACTACCTCCAGTACTTTTTCTCCAAGTGCAACTTTGGTCCTTGTTGCAAAACATACAATAAAGTTCCTGTtgtttcagggtatttttggcGCGGGTTCCTATATATTCCAATATCATGTGACAGAGTCAATTTATAACTCTGGAACTGTTATATAGTatcacattgtgattatttcagcagACTGAGTGATTCCTACCTGGAAGATGGAGTACATGATCACCGTCAGAGGGCGGTTGCCAGAAAATTCTGCTATCTTGAATATATCCAGACCCCAACGATTAATGTCCTCAACCTCCTGcagaataaaacagacatctgtaagacacactgtgtgtgtgtgtgtgtgtgtgtgtgtgtgtgtgtgtgtgtggcccacCTTGGCCAGCAGGCTCTCGTGTGGCGTGCTGACTCCAAAGCGAGGGATGCATGCGGGGGCTAGGCCGGGGCTCTGGGTGACCTTCTTCACCCCGATGATCTGGGACATgggcctcttcttcttctccttctccttagACGGCGGGGACAGGATCTCCACGTCATGTTGTTTCTCTGCAAggagtaaaaacacacacagaatgttGAATAAACGTCATCATGTAACTTCAGAAATTAAAACTTAACCTGATTGTTTCACTGTCACACTGTCAGATTCCACAATACAGCAGTTCTTATGGAGCTGCTGACTTTAAAATACAAGATCACTTTTTAACGTGAAACTGCTTCAGTCAGTGTTATTCCTGTCACCGGGTCGAAGACAGAGCTAAAGATaattcaaagtaaaataaaaaaaaaatctcctgaaCAAAAACACTTAAGGAATCCTAACCACCATCCTCCAACGATCCCTCTCTACTTCAcagcaaaaaacataaataaagtgtgtttaaCTTGAAGTGTTATTCATAAATCATGttaacaggcagaatgaaacaCAGCTGCAGTATAACAGCTGAGGTTAAGGTGAATGAATGTATAATATGAATGGACTAGAGGAGTAGAACGCTAAGCATGATGGGTAAAACGTGTCAGCGTCAGGAGATCAGCTCTGTCTTCAGCTTGGACTTGTTGGGCGTCTTCAGGTtggagatttatttatttattgattgattgattgattgtaatCCTTTCAGCAGCAACATCACAACAAGGTTCCCACAACATCAGCAACATAATCTCCAGATGATTGTTGACACAAAGGTTCTGATCCTGCAGACGCCATGCTGTTGGATCATGACTCATCCAGACTGGTTCAAACCAAGAAAATAATCCATGTGACATCACAGACCGCTGTTTTACCTCAcgtcctcatcatcatcacctcagTATCCACATCACCACGCTGCTCTGTTAGGATTTACCGCCTGATAACAGCAGATACAGCAGCTCACGCCTCCATAAGGAGCGTCTGGCCTCCCTCACCTCTCTCACtgtgcctcctcttcctccctcacctCTCTCACtgtgcctcctcttcctccctcacctCTCTCACTgtgcctcctcttcctcgccCCCAGCACCACGGTGTTCATCTCCTCGCCGAGCCGCTCCTGTCAGCTCCGTCCTGGCCGGGCTGCTCCTCCATCCTGCCGGCGGAGCTGCTGAAGACTGAGCCTCCTATTGATGCAACACGCCGTCTAATAATAATGCACCCTGTTGCTACGACAACGCCACACAATGTGTCCAGGAATGCTGTCTGTCGCCGCGCCGGCTTCTCTTTTAGGGAAGGAAAAAccttcctcacctcctccatctCTGCTGCTAACAAACACTCTgcccttcctctcttcttcagATATCACATAATAGATTCTTACATCAACActtcctctttccttctctctttccttctctctttccttctctctttccttctctctttccttctctctctccttctctctctccttctctctctcacaatGCTGAAATTCTCAGCTCCCTGTTTCTTcaaaaatcttttatttattttacttgattttttttacttctgttttttgtgccgttttttcttcctttcctctTCCATCTCATCCTTTTaaaatcctcctctcctccatttttctctttatatttaAAAGCCCTTTTTCCTTGTAAATGTTCTGTATTCTTTACTCAGAtaatacacaatttattttattttcttattttatttatttttctctgctatatctgtagccggatgattcttccttttaaatgttctctaatgaaatgataaattataagtgtaaacagctgatatggacactatagacatctgaattaatgatttttgcagtataacatttgtcaggtaaatatgaatgtagaattttttaacagtattgcatgtatgtattgattgagtttgttgttgtttttcttgtatgttctgtttttgtttatgttgtttgtatgtcatgttctatgtctttATAGGgacccaggaagactagcagtcgccaaggcAACAGCTgatggggatccattcaataaacaaaaaataaataaacaaaataaacatgactaTAAGCTATTCCTCTTCCTTCCAAGACCCTCTTTTCTCAGTcacctcatacacacacattttaaatgcaaaaatgatagaaaatgctgaatatgtagatttcctgcttttcttttcttggttttatattatattacactgAACATCTTTGGGTTCTGGACATTTAATGacatcaccatgaaactttgagaaactgggatAGACTTTTTATCGTCCAAAAACTATTAATCGAGAACATAATTTGGCAGATTAGtctataatgtaaaaaaaacccacatacacTTACACTACtacttataaaataaaatgaacagttaaatagtaaataaagcaGCTAAGGCTTTCTTTCTTGGGGCAACACAACATTATAGCATCGCAAGAGACCagttgaaactttaaaaaaatatataaaatactaaaaatgtgtaaaagaaaaaaaagtgtataatTCACACAGAATTctacaaaaatattttgacatagactttttatttttagcacATTTACCTATTAGCATAAAACATgctatatcatgatatataGTGTTACTGAGGTGAAAGGTGAGAAGATGTTAACCACAGTGCCCACACTTCATTTTTCTGAATAACTATTGAATGAGGCTGTGCCAGTTTTAGCTAACTAGGCCTAATAAACAGTCAGCTGAGTGTTTGTTTCCATTGAAAGGGTGAGCAACAGCTTTGTTTTCCACCAGAACTCACCGAGGAAGGTGTTGGTGATGAACTCTGACACCTGGTTCCCTGAGCGACTCGTCTCTGACAGCTGAGTCAGCTCGCGGTTCAGCATCCTCTTAAACTGTGgcgacaaaaaaaaggaaaaaccagGTTAGTAACCAGGAAACACTGCAGATAAACAAGTTAAAATACATCAATATGGCCGTTCATTTAACTGTGAAACCTTTACAGAACTGACACcatggtggagggattatatttttcatttcatttctttcaCTATGATGTAAAACAGCTATTAAATAACTTGTTTAATTCACATTTAATGATGTCTTTGCTTTTACTGAATACTTTTGTTAATTCTtaagttgatttttaaaaaagtttacataaaaacatagtCTAAGAATATGGAAGAAAGGTTTCAAGTCTCAAGTTAATTAATTGTCatacataacatacatacataaagactacatatggacaaaaaaaatcctgttctAAAGACCAGGATacaaaaattgcaataataaattacatgcctaggaaacacaaaatcaagacaatacaataatagaataataaaggCAGCAGTTAAAAGACAACAGtgtcaagttaaaaaaatgcaatcagAGCAAAGTACTTAAATAAggcacataataaataaaatggcataaaaataataataggtaGTTAGATGCTTCATCAGATAGAGTCAGTGAAGACGtgtccactaggtggcgctacaGCACCATAACAAGCTGTCCTCATGTTAAAGAAACCACTGAGAGTAAAACTTGTTATTATCAGACTGTCTGAACAAGGAACTCTCCACGAACCCTTCAACTCACTACAATATTAGCCTCCTTTATTTAAACTACGTTAGGATAATAACTGGCAACTTTTGGTGGATGTGGGAGCTCAGTGTGGTGCACTTTGCGTTTTCAGAATTCAGGCATGAACTTGGTCCAGACGTGTTTGTTCTCATCCCCGGGGTTCAGGTTCATAACTATGTTCACACTAATGAACACATAGTCATGAATATTATATTCTAATTCTTGGCAATCCCCCTAAATCGTACACACTGGTCCTTTAACTTTGGTGAAATTGGTGATGTATTTCCATTTAAGGTAATAAGTTGGTTGATCTAATTCACTTTAATGTCATAATTTAATTTCAGCAACATGTTGGCACAACATGTAGACTGATGCTGACAGAcctgctgttattattattattagcacaTTTATTTCTCATATCTCTGACTATGTTGTCTGTTGCAGACACACAGGAGAAATCTGCTCTGAGGTTGTAAAGAAATCACGAGTGAAAGTGTGAAGAGTTTTATCTCAGCGGTAGCTCCACAATGATTATATAACAGCTGTGGCacgtggagagagagagagagagagagagagagagagagagagagagagagacggagagagagagagagagagagagagagagagagacctgcTGCAGTGGATACTATGTGACACACATATagccacaaacaaaaacactctgACATTATGTAGCTTTAACCAAAATGTCTCCAAAATGTATCAAGCCTTCCTCACAACATTTATCAAGTTACAGCTCTAAATCATTTTACTAAATCATCATAGCTTCTCCCTCTaccattgatgtgttttgccttttttatgcacacacacacacacacacacagtctcagcaTGCAGCCTGTGTGTCGCTGCAGCCCTGAGTCCAGTCTGACAGGTATCTCCCTCAGCGTTCAGCCTCTCTATAGAGCTGCTCTGCTGATCAACACGTCCTGATGTAAACAAGAGGCAGCTCCCGCCGCTCACCAGTCTGAGTCTCGAGCAGAGACTCACCTGTCTGAGTCTCGAGCAGAGACTCACCTGTCTGAGTCTCGAGCAGAGACTCACCTGTCTGAGTCTCGAGCAGAGACTCACCTGTCTGAGTCTCGAGCAGAGACTCACCTGTCTGAGTCTCGAGCAGAGACTCACCTGTCTGAGTCTCGAGCAGAGACTCACCTGTCTGAGTCTCGAGCAGAGACCAACGCAGAGAGCCGGTGCAGGCATGTCCGCCCACGCATGTTGATGCTGGAGGTAAGAATCCCCAAAACACGAGCAGCAGACAGAGTCTCTGCTGCTCAGAGGAGCTGCTGGCTCAGCGGGGACGGGTCCAGCACCAGAAGAAGTCcgttagaaaataaaaagttccCACAGTCCCATGTGCTGTCCTGGAGGTGAGGGGGGGtcggagggggagggggggggcggGTGAGGGGGGGGAGGTTGGGGATGTGGTCCAGCATCGGGGGAGGAAGGAGGTGACTGCAGTCGCTCCTCAACTACTGTCACACTGTCAatgagagcagagagggagCTGAGGAACCCCCCCCCCCGCACGCTGCCTCCCTGCCTCGGCCAATCAGATCCGTCCTGCTCCAGGGGCTGGGTGGAGGAGAGCGATCTGATTGGCTGGCTGGGAGACGGAGGAGGACTGACTGTAGCAGCCAGATGGAGAGAGAAGCATGAAGGAGATGCTCATTAACTCTTTCAATGGAGGGAGACGCCATTCATGATGTTCACACTGCAGCTGCATGTTATTACACCAGAATATAACCGCTCACAGCTGCTTTATAACAAGAATAAACAGGAAAATATACCAGGACTGCTCTCAACACACATCCAGATGCATGTCACCTGCTTttgattcatatttttaagctaaaaataaaataagtcatTGTTTTGATGATGAAAGCAGTCATTCCAAAGATCAGTGAACGCAAAAGGCAggagaaaatacacacatttatttattcttagtATAATTTACCCTAAAAACAGGTAAACCACTGATTCTGCTCTCGGTTTTTGAAACATAAAAGCTTGTTGTTTCACAGCAAAGAACACTTCACCCTTTAAATCACCATTTATACAACAATTACTCACTCTGTGTTGCCTTGAATTCTAAaggaaaactttgtttttccaGGGTAAACGGAAATCCCAAAACTGAGAAAACTCTTGATGAATTGCAATTAATGGGGTcaaaactacactaaaacatCCAATTACAAATCCTCTCACCACTCCCTTACTTCTTCCCAAACACATGCACGTTCTCTAAGATGTACTTCAAACTCTCCTGCATTAAACAGACTCATGCTCTTCATGTGAGTGAATCTTATGAAGCTGCGATCAAAATAGGTACTTCACTctttttcttgtatttattaGTAAGAAGTGTATTTTGTGTATCCTGTTGTATGCTGaaactttgactttttatttgtaTGGCATTAAAAACCTGAGTGCACATGTTATTTGCTCCAAACTCTTTCATTCTCGTGATTTTTCGTGTTGTATGACAGAGGATCATGTTTGTACCACTTGTTCATGACAAATTGGAAACtctttttgatgaaaaaaaaaaaattgctccgTACGCCTCTTAAGATGTGTAATGTTTTGTTCACTGACCCATTCTTAATATTCTCTTTAACAGGAGTAGTAAGTCACCTTATTGGAGGCCATATCTCCCACTGAGTGTCTGGTCTGCAGCGTCTCCAGCTGGTCCAGACACCAGTCCAGCT from Centropristis striata isolate RG_2023a ecotype Rhode Island chromosome 9, C.striata_1.0, whole genome shotgun sequence encodes the following:
- the pde4cb gene encoding cAMP-specific 3',5'-cyclic phosphodiesterase 4D isoform X4 codes for the protein MSEAVLQSCGDAGSCSSSQPARLKPASGSGSPCGSPRHSPRNSPRHSPRNSPRHSPLLLRKLLMNRGVGLQRRFTLAHTPSFDVENGLSVGRSPLDPQTSPGSGLVLQANFPHSQRRESFLYRSDSDFDLSPKTMSRNSSTASDLEEGLKHWEVNWLPRHGEDMIVTPFAQVLASLRTVRSNFAVLTHLQERVANKRPTSREQPSMCKPCLTEEPYQKLAVETLEELDWCLDQLETLQTRHSVGDMASNKFKRMLNRELTQLSETSRSGNQVSEFITNTFLEKQHDVEILSPPSKEKEKKKRPMSQIIGVKKVTQSPGLAPACIPRFGVSTPHESLLAKEVEDINRWGLDIFKIAEFSGNRPLTVIMYSIFQERDLLKTFKIPDDTFITLMMTLEDHYHADVAYHNNIHAADVVQSTHVLLSTPALEAVFTDLEIMAVLFASAIHDVDHPGVTNQFLINTSSELALMYNDASVLENHHLAVGFKLLQEDNCDIFQNLTKKQRDSLRKMVIDMVLATDMSKHIDFLGGMKTMVETKKVTSLGVLLLDNYSDRIQVLQNMVHCADLSNPTKPLELYRQWTERIMREFFTQGDRERDKGMEISAMCDKHNASIEKTQVGFIDFIVHPLWETWADLVHPDAQDILDTLEDNREWYQSMIPRSPSPSSPEERHLEAIPGAVGAGGAVPSGGGGGGDKFQFELTLEEEEEDEGELDSDLESPLDEESQSGGERHRDSSSPSLSPDPRSSRYRPPSPHPSRNLNLAAMSVRSPHRTLASPGREGPDRDRDLSQEGDGVACLRMGT
- the pde4cb gene encoding cAMP-specific 3',5'-cyclic phosphodiesterase 4D isoform X3, giving the protein MPAPALCVGLCSRLRQFKRMLNRELTQLSETSRSGNQVSEFITNTFLEKQHDVEILSPPSKEKEKKKRPMSQIIGVKKVTQSPGLAPACIPRFGVSTPHESLLAKEVEDINRWGLDIFKIAEFSGNRPLTVIMYSIFQERDLLKTFKIPDDTFITLMMTLEDHYHADVAYHNNIHAADVVQSTHVLLSTPALEAVFTDLEIMAVLFASAIHDVDHPGVTNQFLINTSSELALMYNDASVLENHHLAVGFKLLQEDNCDIFQNLTKKQRDSLRKMVIDMVLATDMSKHIDFLGGMKTMVETKKVTSLGVLLLDNYSDRIQVLQNMVHCADLSNPTKPLELYRQWTERIMREFFTQGDRERDKGMEISAMCDKHNASIEKTQVGFIDFIVHPLWETWADLVHPDAQDILDTLEDNREWYQSMIPRSPSPSSPEERHLEAIPGAVGAGGAVPSGGGGGGDKFQFELTLEEEEEDEGELDSDLESPLDEESQSGGERHRDSSSPSLSPDPRSSRYRPPSPHPSRNLNLAAMSVRSPHRTLASPGREGPDRDRDLSQEGDGVACLRMGT
- the pde4cb gene encoding cAMP-specific 3',5'-cyclic phosphodiesterase 4D isoform X2; this translates as MSLPTDCVYVAAPVQDRYFTVRNGNICGSPRAVNRPIDIVQKRRRFDVENGLSVGRSPLDPQTSPGSGLVLQANFPHSQRRESFLYRSDSDFDLSPKTMSRNSSTASDLHGEDMIVTPFAQVLASLRTVRSNFAVLTHLQERVANKRPTSREQPSMCKPCLTEEPYQKLAVETLEELDWCLDQLETLQTRHSVGDMASNKFKRMLNRELTQLSETSRSGNQVSEFITNTFLEKQHDVEILSPPSKEKEKKKRPMSQIIGVKKVTQSPGLAPACIPRFGVSTPHESLLAKEVEDINRWGLDIFKIAEFSGNRPLTVIMYSIFQERDLLKTFKIPDDTFITLMMTLEDHYHADVAYHNNIHAADVVQSTHVLLSTPALEAVFTDLEIMAVLFASAIHDVDHPGVTNQFLINTSSELALMYNDASVLENHHLAVGFKLLQEDNCDIFQNLTKKQRDSLRKMVIDMVLATDMSKHIDFLGGMKTMVETKKVTSLGVLLLDNYSDRIQVLQNMVHCADLSNPTKPLELYRQWTERIMREFFTQGDRERDKGMEISAMCDKHNASIEKTQVGFIDFIVHPLWETWADLVHPDAQDILDTLEDNREWYQSMIPRSPSPSSPEERHLEAIPGAVGAGGAVPSGGGGGGDKFQFELTLEEEEEDEGELDSDLESPLDEESQSGGERHRDSSSPSLSPDPRSSRYRPPSPHPSRNLNLAAMSVRSPHRTLASPGREGPDRDRDLSQEGDGVACLRMGT
- the pde4cb gene encoding cAMP-specific 3',5'-cyclic phosphodiesterase 4D isoform X1, which encodes MSEAVLQSCGDAGSCSSSQPARLKPASGSGSPCGSPRHSPRNSPRHSPRNSPRHSPLLLRKLLMNRGVGLQRRFTLAHTPSFDVENGLSVGRSPLDPQTSPGSGLVLQANFPHSQRRESFLYRSDSDFDLSPKTMSRNSSTASDLHGEDMIVTPFAQVLASLRTVRSNFAVLTHLQERVANKRPTSREQPSMCKPCLTEEPYQKLAVETLEELDWCLDQLETLQTRHSVGDMASNKFKRMLNRELTQLSETSRSGNQVSEFITNTFLEKQHDVEILSPPSKEKEKKKRPMSQIIGVKKVTQSPGLAPACIPRFGVSTPHESLLAKEVEDINRWGLDIFKIAEFSGNRPLTVIMYSIFQERDLLKTFKIPDDTFITLMMTLEDHYHADVAYHNNIHAADVVQSTHVLLSTPALEAVFTDLEIMAVLFASAIHDVDHPGVTNQFLINTSSELALMYNDASVLENHHLAVGFKLLQEDNCDIFQNLTKKQRDSLRKMVIDMVLATDMSKHIDFLGGMKTMVETKKVTSLGVLLLDNYSDRIQVLQNMVHCADLSNPTKPLELYRQWTERIMREFFTQGDRERDKGMEISAMCDKHNASIEKTQVGFIDFIVHPLWETWADLVHPDAQDILDTLEDNREWYQSMIPRSPSPSSPEERHLEAIPGAVGAGGAVPSGGGGGGDKFQFELTLEEEEEDEGELDSDLESPLDEESQSGGERHRDSSSPSLSPDPRSSRYRPPSPHPSRNLNLAAMSVRSPHRTLASPGREGPDRDRDLSQEGDGVACLRMGT